The Calliphora vicina chromosome 3, idCalVici1.1, whole genome shotgun sequence genome contains a region encoding:
- the LOC135955541 gene encoding uncharacterized protein LOC135955541: MKFIIFVMLLTAATAFASTHVNVSFTQHHSSTGSKMSDSFEQHNNNDDHNGRFARIQVEGKKADNDFENTQKVVSDGKSNHESTADYRSERVQNEGTSGYFGAQSQNQHRGFYNSNQAVHQNHGQFRNISPQEKQNMEFERYIQNYHSGPTVETVYESAKPEMQHTLTASADHEGSQRVSKFERLVAPPTKADSVQSDEIKPIINHQPVVPSNTASVNLPSSSASSSLSPSLPSVAVSSTNGKSFNVNLNQKPASVGKDGFNFDLSYNKPNYNDPSYKFNEGHSDAHFYNQFPPSVEEPQSGYGHYYGNNYGRQQVADGYHPMEQRPVVTKTIQIAQPAIKAKKYEVRHPAIQKEFYDIEERVVIKPAGTVVVELERPSAKILKEETTLPLGHPHPAVASAYMPSRNTQSFSNIIYSNSGSSSANHPNNQYIPHQTYNNNDRHSPSASSPTYDQSSKEVIAESNQNKPYHFSAAATTDGPKPQNREIVVVTDGNGNQRQISTEQLTYSRDETDNAPSRPVYNHRNSYAYEDNGRSNHSPQRSGVKANLDNRDGFTFDAEYINNSGNTNLRKENKPARLQEASSRVTEQMQPIIKHEHKIVLSPSQHNIYLSRNVEVPKMKFIEETAQVREIKPYLQNHQGRVMVYGSNKQAPEVKYVQRSEYQPQPQPQRSQSDGAENRVQYSAPYAQMRHHSDGDQYANQHEHKQHRLPQKDAANQRKSEKLIVEDKSEKDLKKTSVENTMEKEAPQAHIEIKIPNQSSHDADKAIVVNSKIRPMMMDDDSDQTHHSKLEISVANKGEPKQQQTSNDKLENSEQIDINDNKNDSDIDSEQLSNFKTKPDCDQTSVSAQSGNYEVAPEYKKYGQQKFMRIVEEASAVANDATPSAESSTVNTNNQHHNVDANVNSATGHVSPPGSRVIAATPALKESTPSESFHKRRIVVNHPFQTVREVVEHEPYTKYHEVQVNEPATPDHYHSANYFQSHGALRQSDNGHSAYYH; encoded by the exons atgaagtttattatttttgtaatgcTCCTGACCGCAGCTACCGCTTTTGCAAGTACGCATGTGAATGTTTCATTCACTCAACATCATTCAAGTACTGGCTCCAAAATGTCAGACTCCTTTGAACAACATAATAATAATGACGATCACAATGGTCGCTTCGCTAGAATTCAAGTTGAAGGCAAAAAGGCCGACAATGATTTCGAAAATACTCAGAAAGTAGTCTCAGATGGCAAATCGAATCATGAATCGACTGCGGACTATCGTTCTGAACGTGTACAAAACGAGGGAACATCTGGATACTTCGGTGCGCAATCACAGAACCAACACAGAGGTTTTTACAATTCCAATCAAGCTGTTCATCAGAATCATGGCCAGTTTAGGAACATAAGTCCCCAGGAGAAGCAAAACATGGAGTTTGAAcgctacatacaaaattatcatAGTGGACCTACTGTTGAGACC GTATATGAATCAGCAAAACCAGAAATGCAACATACTTTGACTGCATCGGCTGATCACGAAGGGAGCCAACGTGTTTCGAAGTTTGAACGACTCGTTGCTCCACCCACAAAAGCAGATAGTGTTCAATCTGACGAAATTAAACCAATTATTAACCATCAGCCTGTGGTACCATCTAACACTGCCTCAGTGAATTTACCATCTTCATCTGCGTCATCGTCATTATCGCCATCTCTACCAAGTGTAGCCGTAAGTTCTACGAATGGTAAGAGTTTTAATGTAAACCtaaaccaaaaaccagcatCAGTCGGCAAAGATGGCTTTAACTTTGACCTAAGTTATAATAAACCAAATTATAACGATCCCAGCTATAAATTCAATGAGGGTCATTCTGACGCCCATTTCTACAATCAATTTCCACCCTCAGTCGAGGAACCTCAAAGCGGTTATGGCCACTATTATGGCAATAACTATGGTCGACAACAAGTAGCGGATGGTTATCACCCAATGGAACAGCGTCCTGTTGtcacaaaaacaatacaaattgcTCAACCCGCAATTAAAGCCAAGAAGTACGAGGTCCGTCATCCCGCTATACAAAAAGAGTTTTACGATATTGAAGAACGAGTTGTCATTAAACCTGCTGGCACTGTAGTAGTAGAATTAGAGAGACCGTCGGCCAAAATCCTAAAGGAAGAGACAACGTTACCTCTGGGCCATCCACATCCAGCAGTGGCCTCAGCGTACATGCCCAGCAGAAATACCCAATCATTCAGCAATATTATTTACAGCAACTCTGGATCCTCATCAGCAAATCATCCAAATAACCAATACATTCCCCATCAGACTTACAACAACAACGATCGTCATTCACCCAGTGCATCTTCACCCACCTACGATCAAAGCTCGAAAGAAGTAATTGCAGAATCGAACCAAAATAAACCATATCATTTCTCTGCTGCAGCAACAACCGATGGACCCAAACCTCAAAATAGAGAAATTGTAGTAGTAACCGATGGTAATGGAAATCAACGTCAAATTTCCACTGAACAACTTACTTATTCACGCGATGAAACTGACAATGCTCCATCAAGACCCGTATACAACCACAGAAATTCCTATGCATATGAGGATAATGGACGCAGCAACCATTCTCCCCAACGATCTGGTGTCAAAGCCAATCTTGATAACAGGGATGGTTTCACTTTTGATGCTGAATATATCAATAACTCTGGTAATACTAATTTGCGTAAAGAAAACAAACCAGCACGATTACAAGAGGCGTCCTCAAGAGTGACTGAACAAATGCAACCCATAATAAAACATGAACATAAAATAGTATTGTCACCTAGTCAACATAATATTTACTTAAGTCGTAATGTAGAAGTGcccaaaatgaaatttattgaagaaACGGCTCAAGTTCGCGAAATAAAACCATACTTGCAAAATCATCAGGGACGTGTAATGGTCTATGGATCGAATAAGCAAGCACCAGAAGTAAAATACGTTCAAAGATCGGAATATCAGCCTCAACCACAACCACAAAGAAGTCAATCGGATGGTGCTGAGAATCGTGTGCAATACAGTGCTCCATATGCTCAGATGCGACACCATTCAGATGGAGACCAATATGCAAATCAACATGAGCACAAACAGCATCGTCTACCCCAGAAAGATGCAGCTAATCAGAGAAAATCTGAGAAGTTAATAGTTGAAGATAAATCTGAAAAGGATCTAAAGAAAACCTCTGTGGAAAATACAATGGAAAAGGAAGCTCCTCAGGcacatatagaaataaaaattcccAATCAATCATCACATGATGCCGATAAAGCTATAGTTGTTAATTCCAAAATAAGGCCCATGATGATGGACGACGATAGTGACCAAACTCACCATTccaaattggaaatttctgtaGCAAATAAAGGTGAACCTAAGCAACAACAAACATCGAATGACAAACTCGAAAATAGCGAACAAATAGACATTAACGATAACAAAAACGACAGCGATATCGATAGCGAACAATtgtcaaatttcaaaacaaaacctGACTGTGATCAAACATCCGTTTCAGCGCAAAGCGGTAATTACGAAGTAGCACCCGAATACAAGAAGTATGGGCAACAGAAATTCATGCGTATTGTCGAAGAAGCTAGTGCTGTTGCTAACGACGCCACACCATCCGCAGAATCCTCAACTGTTAATACAAACAATCAACACCATAATGTAGATGCCAATGTAAACAGTGCTACTGGCCATGTAAGCCCACCTGGTTCCCGTGTCATTGCAGCCACACCAGCTCTCAAAGAATCAACTCCAAGTGAAAGTTTTCACAAGCGTCGCATTGTTGTCAATCACCCCTTCCAAACTGTACGCGAAGTCGTCGAACACGAACCCTACACCAAATATCACGAAGTCCAAGTAAATGAACCGGCTACCCCTGATCACTATCACTCTGCCAACTATTTCCAATCACATGGTGCTTTGCGTCAATCTGATAACGGCCATTCCGCATATTACCACTAA